A single window of Kitasatospora sp. HUAS MG31 DNA harbors:
- a CDS encoding IS630 family transposase codes for MFKVSLKAVDGWWARWLAGGREALIGRPRGRRVGEHQVLSEAEQAAVRQAVLDHQPCELGLVGQLWTRSQVGALIAKLYRVRLTEPGVGKYLRRWGLSFQRPDKRAVEQDPEAVRAWLQETWPAIRAKAKAEGAEVLFADQVGIRSDQVSGRTWGEKGRTPIVRRTGNRFSVNAMSAISTKGRMHFMVFTGTFDAQVMCRFLSRLACHFDRKVHLVVDRHSAHRSKKVRAWLADHADQIELHFLPSYSPELNPDELVNADLKRSLPTSHRARNQAELAAEARRFFRRRQHQPHIVRGYFHGPHVRYTLDENQLSF; via the coding sequence GTGTTCAAGGTCTCGTTGAAGGCGGTGGACGGCTGGTGGGCGAGGTGGCTGGCCGGCGGTCGTGAGGCGCTGATCGGGCGGCCCCGCGGGCGACGGGTCGGGGAGCATCAGGTGTTGTCCGAGGCAGAGCAGGCGGCGGTGCGGCAGGCCGTGCTCGACCACCAGCCCTGTGAGCTGGGGCTTGTCGGTCAGCTGTGGACGCGTTCCCAGGTGGGTGCGCTGATCGCGAAGCTGTATCGGGTCCGGCTGACCGAGCCGGGGGTGGGCAAGTACCTGCGCCGCTGGGGGCTGTCGTTCCAGCGTCCGGACAAGCGGGCTGTCGAGCAGGATCCCGAGGCGGTGCGTGCCTGGCTGCAGGAAACGTGGCCGGCGATCCGCGCGAAGGCGAAGGCCGAGGGCGCCGAGGTGCTGTTCGCCGACCAGGTCGGCATCCGTTCTGACCAGGTCAGCGGCCGGACCTGGGGCGAGAAGGGCCGGACCCCGATCGTGCGCCGGACCGGGAACCGGTTCTCGGTCAACGCCATGTCCGCGATCAGCACCAAGGGCCGCATGCACTTCATGGTCTTCACTGGCACCTTCGACGCGCAGGTCATGTGCCGCTTCCTCAGCCGGCTCGCCTGCCACTTCGACCGCAAGGTCCACCTCGTCGTGGACCGGCACTCGGCCCACCGCAGCAAGAAGGTCCGCGCCTGGCTGGCCGACCACGCCGACCAGATCGAGCTGCACTTCCTGCCGTCCTACTCGCCCGAGCTGAACCCCGACGAACTGGTCAACGCCGACCTCAAGCGCAGCCTGCCCACGAGCCACCGGGCCCGCAACCAGGCCGAGCTCGCGGCCGAAGCGCGACGCTTCTTCCGCCGCCGCCAGCACCAGCCTCACATCGTCCGCGGCTACTTCCACGGTCCGCACGTGCGCTACACCCTTGACGAGAACCAATTGAGTTTCTGA
- a CDS encoding sensor histidine kinase, translating into MRATRPWGQPADDPDAGWLSVVLRVAFLLLLAASLTRYLAHHFHSALTPWVIALSVALAVLQPVLLPTRRRPLGLAAMLAVWTVLVLMAPSFAWCSIPLIYTVLRTLPARAAIPLVTALTALVVIAEIQLAKGFDPTLPLLPPAVAALATAVFLYMERQSARQRELIDDLIATRRELAAIERREGALAERERLAVEIHDSLAQGLSSQQMLLQAAERTWTEDPGTARTHVRTATAIAARNLAEARRFVHDLAPADLAERGTLDAALRALADREAAESGLPVRFHLDGTPVAMPAAAQAALLRIAQGALANVREHAGATAAAITLSYLGDQAVLDVADDGRGFPAGEASADPAADPSGDPSSTLSTDLSADLSGDPSRAGRGHGLPAMRARLRQLGGTLTIESAPGEGTVVSAAIPLEELP; encoded by the coding sequence GTGCGGGCGACACGGCCGTGGGGGCAGCCTGCGGACGACCCGGACGCGGGCTGGCTCTCCGTCGTCCTGCGGGTCGCCTTCCTGCTGCTGCTCGCCGCCTCCCTCACCCGGTACCTGGCGCACCACTTCCACAGCGCGCTGACCCCCTGGGTGATCGCCCTGTCGGTGGCCCTCGCCGTCCTGCAGCCGGTCCTGCTGCCGACCCGCCGCCGGCCACTCGGGCTCGCGGCGATGCTGGCCGTCTGGACGGTACTGGTCCTGATGGCGCCGAGCTTCGCCTGGTGCTCCATCCCGCTGATCTACACCGTGCTCCGCACCCTTCCGGCCCGGGCCGCGATCCCCCTGGTCACGGCGCTGACCGCGCTGGTGGTGATCGCCGAGATCCAGCTCGCCAAGGGCTTCGACCCCACCCTGCCACTGCTGCCGCCCGCCGTCGCCGCCCTGGCCACCGCGGTGTTCCTCTACATGGAGCGGCAGTCGGCGCGGCAGCGGGAGCTGATCGACGACCTGATCGCCACCCGGCGCGAACTGGCCGCCATCGAGCGCCGCGAGGGCGCGCTGGCCGAGCGGGAGCGGCTCGCGGTGGAGATCCACGACAGCCTCGCGCAGGGGCTGTCCAGCCAGCAGATGCTGCTCCAGGCCGCCGAGCGCACCTGGACCGAGGATCCCGGGACGGCCCGGACCCACGTCCGGACGGCCACCGCGATCGCCGCCCGCAACCTCGCCGAGGCCCGCCGCTTCGTCCACGACCTCGCCCCGGCGGACCTCGCCGAACGCGGCACGCTGGACGCCGCGCTGCGGGCGCTCGCCGACCGCGAGGCGGCCGAGAGCGGGCTGCCCGTCCGCTTCCACCTGGACGGCACGCCGGTGGCGATGCCGGCCGCCGCCCAGGCCGCGCTGCTGCGGATCGCCCAGGGCGCACTGGCCAACGTCCGCGAGCACGCCGGGGCCACGGCCGCCGCGATCACCCTCTCCTACCTGGGCGACCAGGCGGTGCTGGACGTCGCCGACGACGGCCGCGGCTTCCCGGCCGGCGAGGCGTCCGCCGACCCGGCAGCGGACCCGTCCGGGGACCCGTCGTCGACCCTGTCCACCGACCTGTCCGCCGACCTGTCCGGGGATCCGTCCCGCGCGGGCCGCGGGCACGGCCTGCCGGCGATGCGGGCCCGGCTGCGGCAGCTGGGCGGCACCCTGACCATCGAGAGCGCACCCGGCGAGGGGACGGTCGTCTCCGCCGCGATCCCCCTGGAGGAACTGCCGTGA
- a CDS encoding NUDIX hydrolase — protein sequence MPHTLVVGVHLVLIEDGQVLLGQRAGTSFAEGHWHLPAGHLEEGESVLRGMAREAEEELGIQIHEEDLDLVHTLHHLDADDRAGRMQMFFAPRTFTGEVTNREPAKCTALAWFPIEKLPEPIVEYTALALARITAGQTMSVVGWPS from the coding sequence ATGCCGCACACACTGGTTGTGGGAGTGCACCTGGTCCTGATCGAGGACGGCCAGGTGCTGCTCGGGCAGCGCGCAGGCACCTCCTTCGCCGAAGGACACTGGCACTTACCCGCGGGCCACTTGGAGGAGGGCGAGTCCGTTCTGCGCGGCATGGCTCGCGAGGCCGAGGAGGAACTCGGCATCCAAATCCACGAGGAGGACCTCGATCTCGTCCACACCCTGCACCACCTCGACGCCGACGACCGTGCCGGACGGATGCAGATGTTCTTCGCACCCCGCACCTTCACGGGAGAAGTCACCAACCGCGAACCCGCCAAGTGCACCGCGCTGGCCTGGTTCCCCATCGAGAAGCTGCCGGAGCCAATCGTGGAGTACACGGCTCTCGCCCTCGCCCGGATCACCGCCGGGCAGACCATGTCCGTCGTCGGCTGGCCGTCATGA
- a CDS encoding tyrosine-type recombinase/integrase → MNTAATSSRSRPSTNAATARSRNASCADGDKCRASPTSSLTRCSTIQNPYRFGSIEDRWLKKRPNKETGKRERTDLWGKCTRYRVKGIPGVRDRSFDTAADAKSWLADTQTDVKRGDFVDTRDGQITLRDYVEKHWWPSQVHPAQTLESMRYRIWGQIIPQLGETALRDIGVPELRKWSADVQREVGQGTAYLAWVYLKAIMQAAVEDKRLFRNPCKGNSTIKPPKRPERKARSWSRDRVGAVREGLPERYRVALDLGLGCGLRQGEAFAFSPGDVCGDSVHVERQILRYKSQLYFGPPKGRKERDVPLTAGLAKKLLSHQERFAPVEVTLPWLDPEEPDLPREERRTVTVPLLVSTTRGGAINRTTWNTKTWKPALAAAGVIPPLPEPKKGEKATRVWEPSREHGFHVLRHSYASVMLEAGESIVSLATWLGHSDPAFTLRTYTHFMPEAGARGLAAIETWFADLG, encoded by the coding sequence TTGAACACCGCCGCGACGTCCTCGCGATCCCGGCCCTCCACCAACGCGGCCACCGCCCGCAGCCGCAACGCCTCCTGCGCCGACGGCGACAAGTGCCGCGCATCCCCCACCAGTTCACTCACGCGATGTTCAACGATCCAGAACCCCTACCGTTTCGGATCAATAGAAGACAGGTGGCTGAAGAAGCGACCCAACAAGGAGACGGGCAAGCGTGAGCGAACGGACCTGTGGGGGAAGTGCACCCGCTACCGGGTCAAGGGCATACCGGGTGTCCGCGACCGCTCGTTCGACACCGCTGCGGACGCCAAGAGCTGGCTGGCCGACACTCAAACGGACGTCAAGCGAGGCGATTTCGTCGACACGCGAGATGGTCAGATCACTCTGCGTGACTACGTCGAAAAGCACTGGTGGCCGTCCCAGGTGCATCCAGCGCAGACGCTGGAGAGCATGCGCTACCGGATCTGGGGTCAGATCATCCCGCAGCTCGGCGAAACCGCCCTGCGGGACATCGGAGTTCCGGAGCTCCGGAAGTGGTCCGCTGACGTCCAGCGCGAGGTTGGCCAGGGCACGGCGTATCTCGCATGGGTGTACCTGAAGGCGATCATGCAGGCTGCGGTGGAGGACAAGCGCCTGTTCCGCAACCCCTGCAAGGGGAACAGTACGATCAAGCCGCCGAAGAGGCCCGAGAGGAAGGCGCGCTCATGGTCACGAGACCGGGTGGGCGCCGTACGCGAGGGGCTACCCGAGCGATACCGAGTTGCGCTCGATTTGGGCCTCGGTTGCGGTCTCCGGCAAGGGGAGGCGTTCGCGTTCAGTCCGGGTGACGTCTGCGGAGACTCAGTCCATGTCGAGCGCCAGATCTTGCGCTACAAGTCGCAGCTGTACTTCGGCCCGCCGAAGGGCCGCAAGGAGCGTGACGTCCCCCTGACCGCCGGGCTGGCGAAGAAGCTGCTGTCGCACCAGGAGAGGTTCGCGCCGGTGGAGGTCACGCTGCCCTGGCTCGACCCGGAGGAGCCGGACCTGCCGCGAGAGGAGCGCCGCACGGTCACGGTGCCGCTGCTCGTCAGCACGACACGCGGTGGCGCCATCAACCGGACCACCTGGAACACGAAGACCTGGAAGCCGGCACTCGCCGCAGCCGGAGTGATCCCACCGCTGCCCGAGCCGAAGAAAGGCGAGAAGGCGACCCGCGTCTGGGAGCCGAGCCGGGAGCATGGGTTCCATGTCCTGCGCCACAGCTATGCCTCGGTGATGCTCGAAGCGGGTGAGTCGATCGTCTCCCTTGCCACCTGGCTGGGGCATTCGGACCCGGCGTTCACCCTCCGGACCTACACTCACTTCATGCCGGAGGCTGGCGCGCGCGGCCTTGCTGCCATCGAGACGTGGTTCGCTGATCTCGGCTGA
- a CDS encoding serine hydrolase domain-containing protein, with protein sequence MHRDDTWPERAAAELRPALAAAVSHGNVPGAVAVLGRPGTALVVLTHGTLGAECGPHAPDRHTRYDLASLTKVLATWPLVGQARHAARLDLDAPIRTIDAELPPPGADLTVRQLMAHTSGLLPETNLAQYHHSGRPLAHHLCAEPLVSTPGTEHRYVDRGFILLGLLLPTVLGAPLDRLADDLWRDLGLTATAYGPLPRSPQLAPTEQRLLGAPRTWGIPHDPSAALLGGVAGHAGVFSTAADLAAFAERLLDPPDPLAAWLAAWLAESARPQAAAGPGLHRGLAWLGTGDGRALYHHGYTGTSLYLSPATGRYLVLLTNAVYHGWDRARLTPVRDLALRLVARSP encoded by the coding sequence ATGCACCGTGACGACACGTGGCCCGAGCGGGCGGCGGCCGAGCTCCGTCCGGCCCTCGCCGCCGCCGTCTCCCACGGCAACGTCCCCGGCGCCGTCGCCGTCCTCGGCCGGCCGGGTACCGCCCTGGTCGTCCTCACCCACGGGACCCTCGGTGCCGAGTGCGGCCCCCACGCCCCCGACCGGCACACCCGCTACGACCTCGCCTCCCTCACCAAGGTCCTCGCCACCTGGCCCCTGGTCGGCCAGGCCCGCCACGCCGCCCGCCTCGACCTGGACGCCCCGATCCGCACGATCGACGCCGAACTCCCGCCGCCCGGCGCCGACCTGACGGTCAGACAGCTCATGGCCCACACCTCCGGCCTGCTCCCCGAGACCAACCTCGCCCAGTACCACCACTCAGGCCGGCCCCTCGCCCACCACCTCTGCGCCGAACCCCTGGTGAGCACCCCGGGTACCGAACACCGCTACGTGGACCGGGGATTCATCCTGCTGGGACTCCTCCTGCCGACCGTCCTCGGTGCCCCGCTCGACCGCCTCGCCGACGACCTCTGGCGCGACCTCGGCCTCACCGCCACCGCGTACGGCCCGCTGCCGCGGTCCCCGCAGCTCGCCCCCACCGAGCAGCGCCTGCTCGGCGCGCCCCGGACCTGGGGCATCCCGCACGACCCCAGCGCCGCCCTGCTGGGCGGGGTGGCCGGCCACGCGGGGGTCTTCTCCACCGCCGCCGACCTGGCCGCCTTCGCGGAACGGCTGCTCGACCCCCCGGACCCTCTCGCCGCCTGGCTCGCCGCCTGGCTGGCCGAGAGCGCCCGTCCGCAGGCCGCCGCCGGCCCGGGCCTGCACCGCGGCCTGGCATGGCTCGGCACCGGGGACGGCCGGGCCCTGTACCACCACGGGTACACCGGGACCAGCCTCTACCTCTCCCCCGCCACCGGCCGGTACCTCGTGCTGCTGACCAACGCCGTCTACCACGGCTGGGACCGGGCCCGGCTCACCCCCGTCCGGGACCTCGCCCTGCGCCTGGTCGCCCGGTCCCCCTGA
- a CDS encoding DUF7144 family membrane protein: MSSASTPPPAPPAPGRGYERSNSAWVTGMVLFAGVVMMVNGILEMFQGIMAISEDEVFVTTPKYIFQFDLTSWGWIHLFLGLLVAVTGFFVITGQTWARVVGIFLVSLSLLGSFLAIPYHALWSLVVLALDVFVIWALCVYREE; the protein is encoded by the coding sequence ATGAGTTCGGCATCGACCCCACCGCCCGCCCCGCCGGCCCCCGGCCGCGGCTACGAGCGGAGCAACAGCGCCTGGGTCACGGGCATGGTGCTGTTCGCTGGTGTGGTGATGATGGTCAACGGCATCCTGGAGATGTTCCAGGGGATCATGGCCATCTCCGAGGACGAGGTGTTCGTCACCACGCCCAAGTACATCTTCCAGTTCGACCTCACCAGCTGGGGCTGGATCCACCTGTTCCTGGGGCTGCTGGTGGCGGTGACCGGTTTCTTCGTGATCACCGGCCAGACCTGGGCCCGGGTGGTGGGCATCTTCCTGGTCTCGCTGAGCCTGCTGGGAAGCTTCCTCGCCATCCCCTACCACGCGCTGTGGTCGCTGGTGGTGCTGGCGCTCGACGTCTTCGTCATCTGGGCCCTCTGCGTCTACCGCGAGGAGTGA
- a CDS encoding ACT domain-containing protein, translated as MAGERDLQKLLGGMNPELNPGRYVYCTFPGRVPAGLRPVVTVAEAEGVTAVVAQDEADALGLTYAYVAAWITLRIHSALEAVGLTAAVSGRLAEEGISCNVVAGYHHDHLFVHADDATRALTALQSLAHA; from the coding sequence ATGGCAGGCGAACGCGATCTCCAGAAGCTGCTCGGCGGAATGAACCCGGAGCTCAACCCCGGCCGGTACGTCTACTGCACCTTTCCCGGCAGGGTCCCGGCCGGCCTGCGCCCGGTGGTGACGGTCGCCGAGGCCGAGGGGGTGACCGCCGTGGTGGCCCAGGACGAGGCCGACGCACTCGGCCTGACGTACGCGTACGTGGCCGCCTGGATCACCCTGCGGATCCACTCCGCGCTGGAGGCCGTCGGGCTGACCGCCGCCGTCTCCGGCCGCCTCGCCGAGGAGGGCATCAGCTGCAACGTGGTGGCCGGGTACCACCACGACCACCTCTTCGTCCACGCCGACGACGCCACCCGCGCCCTCACCGCCCTGCAGTCCCTCGCCCACGCCTGA
- a CDS encoding ABC-F family ATP-binding cassette domain-containing protein, which produces MITVRGVDLRVGARPLLSDISFHVSPGDRIGLVGRNGAGKTTLLRALAGELPPAAGTVTATGPVGHLPQDSRAADPAVGVAERILSARGLDRALAELRAAERAMATATDARAERRAMTRYTTAEAAFTARGGYPAEAEAARVAAGLGLPTDTLDRPVGTLSGGQKRRVELARVLFADHATLLLDEPTNHLDADSTAWLRGFLGAYRGGLVLISHDLDLVADTVNRVFHLDPPRAALDIHNTGWRAYLAQRDADERRRSRERANAERKAAALRTQADRMRSHVATATAARNMVRRADRLLADLEPARPTERTARIRLPEPAPCGRTPLGAISLAKAYGGTPVLRGVDLAVDRGSRLVVLGPNGAGKTTLLRTLAGREQPDSGRVVHGHGLRLGYFAQEHDTLDPALTVRQNLAAAAPGLTDGEARHVLGAFLFGGDDADKPAAVLSGGERTRLALAGLVHSGANVLLLDEPTNNLDPASRGEVLAAVGAYPGAIVMVTHDPGAVTALRPDRVLLLPDGDEDLWSEDHLDLLARE; this is translated from the coding sequence GTGATCACCGTCCGCGGTGTCGACCTGCGCGTCGGCGCCCGCCCGCTGCTGTCCGACATCTCCTTCCACGTCTCCCCCGGCGACCGGATCGGACTGGTCGGCCGCAACGGCGCCGGCAAGACCACCCTGCTGCGCGCCCTGGCCGGCGAACTCCCGCCCGCCGCCGGCACCGTCACCGCCACCGGCCCGGTCGGCCACCTCCCGCAGGACTCCCGCGCCGCCGACCCCGCGGTCGGCGTCGCCGAGCGGATCCTGTCCGCCCGCGGCCTGGACCGTGCCCTGGCCGAACTCCGCGCCGCCGAACGGGCCATGGCCACCGCCACCGACGCCCGCGCCGAACGCCGCGCCATGACCCGGTACACCACCGCCGAGGCCGCCTTCACCGCCCGCGGCGGATACCCGGCCGAGGCCGAGGCCGCCCGGGTCGCGGCCGGACTCGGCCTCCCCACCGACACCCTCGACCGGCCGGTCGGCACCCTCTCCGGCGGCCAGAAGCGCCGGGTCGAACTGGCCCGGGTGCTCTTCGCCGACCACGCCACCCTGCTGCTCGACGAGCCCACCAACCACCTGGACGCCGACTCCACGGCCTGGCTGCGCGGCTTCCTCGGCGCGTACCGCGGCGGGCTGGTGCTGATCAGCCACGACCTCGACCTGGTCGCCGACACCGTCAACCGGGTCTTCCACCTCGACCCGCCGCGCGCCGCCCTCGACATCCACAACACCGGCTGGCGCGCCTACCTCGCCCAGCGCGACGCCGACGAGCGCCGGCGCTCCCGGGAGCGCGCCAACGCCGAACGCAAGGCCGCCGCCCTGCGCACCCAGGCCGACCGGATGCGCAGCCACGTGGCCACCGCCACCGCCGCCCGGAACATGGTCCGCCGCGCCGACCGCCTGCTCGCCGACCTGGAACCCGCCCGCCCCACCGAGCGGACCGCCCGGATCCGGCTGCCCGAACCCGCCCCCTGCGGCCGCACCCCGCTCGGCGCGATCAGCCTCGCCAAGGCGTACGGCGGCACCCCGGTGCTGCGCGGCGTGGACCTCGCCGTCGACCGCGGCAGCCGGCTCGTGGTGCTCGGCCCCAACGGCGCCGGCAAGACCACCCTGCTGCGCACCCTGGCCGGCCGCGAACAGCCCGACTCCGGCCGGGTGGTGCACGGCCACGGCCTGCGGCTGGGCTACTTCGCCCAGGAGCACGACACCCTCGACCCGGCCCTCACCGTCCGGCAGAACCTGGCCGCCGCCGCACCCGGACTCACCGACGGCGAGGCCCGCCACGTGCTCGGCGCCTTCCTGTTCGGCGGGGACGACGCCGACAAGCCCGCCGCGGTGCTCTCCGGCGGCGAGCGGACCCGGCTCGCCCTGGCCGGCCTGGTCCACTCCGGCGCCAACGTGCTGCTCCTGGACGAGCCCACCAACAACCTCGACCCCGCCTCCCGCGGCGAGGTCCTGGCGGCGGTCGGCGCGTACCCGGGCGCGATCGTGATGGTCACTCACGACCCCGGCGCCGTCACCGCGTTGCGCCCCGACCGGGTGCTCCTGCTGCCGGACGGCGACGAGGACCTCTGGAGCGAGGATCACCTCGACCTGCTCGCCCGCGAGTGA
- a CDS encoding response regulator transcription factor, giving the protein MTAPAPVPAPEPAPEPAPVRLLVCDDHAVVRAGLLALLASAPGIEVVGEASSGEEAIALATKLHPDVVLMDLQLGEGIDGVEATRRITASPDGGHVLVLTTYDTDADITRAIAAGATGYLLKAERPEELFAAIHAAALGRPALSPPIASRVMAQMRAPVPQLTDREQDILAQLAQGLGNREIARALFISEATVKTHLGRIYAKLGVDTRAGAVATAKERRLLR; this is encoded by the coding sequence GTGACGGCACCCGCACCCGTACCCGCCCCGGAGCCCGCGCCGGAGCCCGCGCCCGTCCGGCTGCTGGTCTGCGACGACCACGCCGTGGTCCGGGCCGGGCTGCTCGCCCTGCTGGCGAGCGCCCCCGGGATCGAGGTGGTCGGCGAGGCCAGCAGCGGCGAGGAGGCGATCGCGCTCGCCACCAAGCTCCACCCGGACGTGGTCCTGATGGACCTCCAGCTCGGCGAGGGCATCGACGGCGTGGAGGCCACCCGGCGGATCACCGCCTCCCCCGACGGCGGTCACGTGCTCGTCCTGACCACGTACGACACCGACGCCGACATCACCCGCGCCATCGCCGCCGGCGCCACCGGCTACCTGCTCAAGGCCGAGCGGCCCGAGGAACTGTTCGCCGCCATCCACGCCGCCGCGCTCGGACGGCCCGCGCTGTCGCCGCCGATCGCCTCCCGGGTGATGGCCCAGATGCGCGCCCCCGTACCCCAGCTCACCGACCGCGAGCAGGACATCCTCGCCCAGCTCGCCCAGGGCCTGGGCAACCGCGAGATCGCCCGCGCCCTCTTCATCAGCGAGGCCACCGTCAAGACCCACCTCGGCCGCATCTACGCCAAACTCGGCGTCGACACCCGCGCCGGCGCCGTCGCCACCGCGAAGGAACGCCGCCTCCTCCGCTGA
- a CDS encoding PadR family transcriptional regulator, producing the protein MRTGKMFRDEGRRRRPQFDGPGCPPGEEFEGRFAFGPFGAPGRPAGGPFGHGFGGHPHGRGGHGGRGRGGGRRGGRARRGDVRASLLALLRERPMHGYEMITEIGERTGGAWRPSPGSVYPTLQLLEEEGLIRSQESSGKRLFELTDAGRAEAEAGAESPWEEAGRGVDWGAVQEVGAALGAVDHAVRQVMMTGTEEQRAKGLAVLSEAKRKLYLILAEEG; encoded by the coding sequence ATGCGCACCGGAAAGATGTTCCGAGACGAGGGCCGGCGGCGCCGGCCGCAGTTCGACGGTCCGGGTTGCCCGCCCGGCGAGGAGTTCGAGGGGCGGTTCGCGTTCGGGCCGTTCGGGGCCCCGGGGCGGCCGGCCGGCGGGCCCTTCGGCCACGGGTTCGGCGGCCACCCGCACGGCCGGGGCGGCCACGGCGGCCGGGGTCGCGGCGGTGGCCGGCGTGGCGGCCGGGCGCGCCGCGGGGACGTCCGCGCCTCGCTGCTGGCGCTGCTGCGGGAGCGCCCGATGCACGGCTACGAGATGATCACCGAGATCGGCGAGCGGACGGGCGGCGCCTGGCGGCCCAGCCCCGGATCGGTCTACCCGACCCTCCAGCTGCTGGAGGAGGAGGGCCTGATCCGGTCCCAGGAGTCGTCCGGCAAGCGGTTGTTCGAGCTGACCGACGCCGGGCGCGCCGAGGCCGAGGCCGGGGCGGAGTCGCCCTGGGAGGAGGCCGGCCGCGGGGTCGACTGGGGGGCGGTCCAGGAGGTGGGCGCCGCGCTGGGCGCGGTGGACCACGCCGTCCGCCAGGTCATGATGACCGGCACCGAGGAGCAGCGGGCCAAGGGCCTCGCGGTGCTCTCCGAGGCCAAGCGCAAGCTCTACCTGATCCTCGCCGAGGAGGGCTGA
- a CDS encoding bifunctional DNA primase/polymerase, which produces MEASGRWTDWWRRDRRQERPATGGEAAVRLDQLLGAVRAGFPVAPAAHPAGYRCSCDRVGCPAPAQHPLSFAWQSQATCDPEQLARWLARDPRANFITATGRAHDVLDVPAEAGRLALERLDERGVGGPVAAVGEDRYLFFTATRGTPADEDEWWTSALDSTPDTMSEHPGLRWHCRGSYTLLPPAALADGSEVRWLRGPEQPLPDPLRVLDVLTDACTEVGAVAEEQWLIG; this is translated from the coding sequence ATGGAAGCCAGCGGCAGGTGGACGGACTGGTGGCGGCGTGACCGGCGGCAGGAGCGCCCGGCCACGGGTGGGGAGGCGGCCGTCAGGCTGGATCAGCTGCTGGGCGCGGTGCGCGCGGGCTTCCCGGTGGCGCCGGCGGCGCACCCGGCGGGGTACCGGTGTTCCTGCGACCGCGTCGGCTGTCCGGCCCCCGCACAGCACCCGCTCTCCTTCGCCTGGCAGTCCCAGGCGACCTGTGACCCGGAGCAGCTGGCCCGTTGGCTGGCCCGCGACCCGAGAGCCAACTTCATCACCGCCACCGGGCGCGCCCACGACGTGCTGGACGTCCCGGCCGAGGCCGGGCGGCTGGCGCTGGAGCGCCTGGACGAGCGCGGGGTCGGCGGCCCGGTCGCGGCCGTCGGCGAGGACCGCTACCTCTTCTTCACCGCCACCCGCGGCACCCCCGCCGACGAGGACGAGTGGTGGACCAGCGCCCTGGACTCCACGCCGGACACCATGTCCGAGCACCCCGGGCTGCGCTGGCACTGCCGCGGCTCGTACACCCTGCTGCCGCCGGCGGCGCTGGCGGACGGGTCCGAGGTGCGGTGGCTGCGCGGGCCGGAGCAGCCGCTGCCGGATCCGCTGCGGGTGCTGGACGTGCTGACGGACGCGTGCACCGAGGTGGGGGCGGTCGCCGAGGAGCAGTGGCTCATCGGCTGA
- a CDS encoding GlcG/HbpS family heme-binding protein yields MKKMDTRTRVLTGAVAVMALGAGTFGAVSANAEETPAAAPAKAVDTAKSNTFETSHLTVESATKAAQAALDAAQKNGQKVSVAVVDRNGNTVVTLRGDGAGPQSYESAERKAFTAVSWNAPTSELSKRLAQVPNLKDIPGTLFLGGGAPVQLKGAPIAGIGVAGAPSGDLDEQFAQAGVAALGK; encoded by the coding sequence ATGAAGAAGATGGACACCCGGACCCGCGTGCTGACCGGTGCCGTCGCCGTGATGGCGCTGGGCGCGGGCACCTTCGGTGCCGTCTCCGCCAACGCCGAGGAGACCCCGGCCGCGGCTCCCGCCAAGGCCGTGGACACCGCCAAGAGCAACACCTTCGAGACCAGCCACCTCACCGTCGAGTCGGCCACCAAGGCCGCCCAGGCGGCGCTGGACGCGGCGCAGAAGAACGGCCAGAAGGTCTCCGTCGCGGTCGTCGACCGCAACGGCAACACCGTGGTGACCCTGCGCGGCGACGGCGCCGGCCCGCAGTCGTACGAGTCGGCCGAGCGCAAGGCGTTCACCGCCGTGTCCTGGAACGCGCCGACCTCGGAGCTGAGCAAGCGGCTCGCCCAGGTGCCGAACCTGAAGGACATCCCGGGCACGCTGTTCCTCGGTGGCGGTGCGCCGGTGCAGCTGAAGGGCGCCCCGATCGCGGGCATCGGCGTCGCGGGCGCGCCGAGCGGCGACCTGGACGAGCAGTTCGCGCAGGCGGGTGTGGCCGCGCTCGGCAAGTGA